Proteins found in one Anopheles aquasalis chromosome 3, idAnoAquaMG_Q_19, whole genome shotgun sequence genomic segment:
- the LOC126576134 gene encoding enhancer of split malpha protein-like — protein sequence MHSYAVNNAAAAVASAMASSNNSINENRYNSEKLAKASAVYKLKKILKPIVTLLKNKKSQQKHIAATTSSPVVSRRHQITSYIDEFDCDYDNAANERLEAQLISELEQCHHQNAAILVYEDQQLQVLPIEPEEEQYVPVHFARTEAGTFFWTTAMPRDVLREVDEDLIQPAHCYTEQQCAQQAYADRWAQA from the coding sequence ATGCATTCGTACGCCGTgaacaacgcagcagcagccgtcgccagcgcaatggccagcagcaacaacagcatcaacgaGAACCGGTACAACAGCGAGAAGCTGGCCAAGGCTTCGGCCGTCTACAAGCTGAAGAAGATCCTGAAGCCGATCGTGACGCTGCTCAAGAACAAGAAGAGCCAGCAGAAGCAcattgccgccaccaccagttcGCCAGTGGTTTCGCGCCGCCACCAAATCACCAGCTACATCGACGAGTTCGACTGTGATTACGACAATGCGGCCAACGAGCGCCTGGAGGCTCAGCTGATCAGCGAGTTGGagcagtgccaccaccagaacgccGCCATCCTGGTGTACGAggaccagcagctccaggTTCTGCCGATCGaaccggaggaggagcagtACGTGCCGGTGCACTTTGCCCGCACCGAGGCCGGCACCTTCTTCTGGACCACCGCAATGCCCCGCGATGTGCTCCGTGAGGTTGACGAGGATCTCATCCAGCCCGCCCACTGCTACACCGAGCAACAGTGCGCCCAGCAAGCCTACGCCGATCGGTGGGCACAGGCCTAA